The window AGCTTGCCGCTGCTGCAAACCGATCTGGATGTGAAAGTGCGAGTTTCATCGCGCCATAGCCACCCATGGACAGGCCTGCCACATAATTCAATTCTCTTTCCTCAGCTAGCGGGAAAAATGATCGTGCTATAGCAGGCAATTCTTCACTAATAAACGTCCAGTATTTCGGCCCCGACGCCATATCGGTGTAAAAGCTGCGATTGACGGCAGGCATGACTACCGCTATCCCCAACTTCGAAGCATACCGTTCTATCGAGGTTCTTCGCATCCAAATCGTATGATCATCGGATAAGCCATGCAGCAGATATAGCGTAGGATGCTTTATCCCATAAACCGCAGATGCCAACCCGATTTGATTTTGAGCAGCTTGCGGCAAAATGACGTGCATTGAAGCTGAAACACCAAGGGAATCCGAATAAAAATGACAGTCGATAAAAGCCATATATCATAATCTCCTCTCATAGGAAAACCACCCCCTCGAAAGGTGAGTGGCTTCATTGCCCTATTTCATTTGTTCTTTTAATCGAATAATAGATTGACTAACGGTTTGGTAGTCGACTTCAGTGGAATTCTCCTGACTGTACTTCGCGCGCTCAAACAATTCGAGCACCGTTTCTAACTCTTTTTTCATCCACTTACTTTGGTTCGACCACCTTGTCGTCGCTTCTCGCATGGTTTCGTACTCATGTCTCGTGTAACCCTTACGACGGCTTAGCCGCAGCAGTTTTTCGAATTCAACGATAATTTTCTGATTAAAATTAACGGCTTGCCTTTTCTTCCTGCGTGTTAGCCATACTCTCCAGTAGTCGCTTTTCGAGATAAAGAATAAACCAACTGCAACAACTGCGATAGCAGCTACAC is drawn from Paenibacillus sp. V4I7 and contains these coding sequences:
- a CDS encoding alpha/beta hydrolase family protein; amino-acid sequence: MAFIDCHFYSDSLGVSASMHVILPQAAQNQIGLASAVYGIKHPTLYLLHGLSDDHTIWMRRTSIERYASKLGIAVVMPAVNRSFYTDMASGPKYWTFISEELPAIARSFFPLAEERELNYVAGLSMGGYGAMKLALSHPDRFAAAASLSGALDVSQRALNFPDDFQLIYGDVNKIKGSGNDLFYLAEQLSGSTKQSPMFYQCCGTEDFLYEDNIRFRDYCRELGLDLTYEEEPGEHEWSYWDRKIQNVLNWLPLPTRS